The region TGCCTACAATTAAAGCTGGAAAGCATGTATTACTTGATGTTTGTTCGTatccatataattttgaaagACTTGTTGTTACAAAAAGTTCTTCTTTAATTTccaatttaaaaacaaaaacagGAACTATCTTAAAAGGGTATGGCTATAAAAAAGCCagaaaaattttatggGGCGACCTATGGAGATTTACAAAAAGAATTAGTAGACCTGATGCCAGATTATATACTCCCGAatctacaaaaaatattttatatcgATTATATTTAAGACAAAAAAGAAGATCAAATATTAAATCAGTAGTTGACTCAAAATCTCAAGCCTATTACAATTCCCGATCAATTCAATATTACACCTcataatttgttttgtttatttattaaccTTTTCAGCTAgccataaatattttggctagctataattttgtattttttttttttttttttttcaattttatttgtcttTGTTTTACTTTACTTTGTATATTCGTTAAATCAGCATATCcaagttttaaaaaacacaaagataaaatttcataatataccttaaaaaaaattgtatttatataactgctttagaaaatatatatatatgcccacccctatatatatatatatatataatatatatatatatacaaaatggaaaaaaaaaaaaaaaaaaaataaaacaaaaacataTAGCAAGAAACACACACACATTAAATAGGAGGatttcaaatatttataatatatagttaTAAAGCATAcgtgtaaaaaaatgtaaatatatatatatataattgtggATGTAGACACCACCCCCATAAAGGTAActacatatttatcataaataaaagtaaaatattcacaacttatgcatatataaaatatatgcaatcTCATaacacataaaatatacgaATTGTTCATCCAATGTTCGTTTAAAacatttcaaataaaaaagaaaaaaaaacggtAGACGCCAATAAAAATTCTATAATAACAAActgtttttttcaatataatggctttcaatattaaaaatattttataaaaaattctttataaaaaaaaaaaaaaaaaggtatatatacaaaatcgAATAATAACATCAAGTATGTGCTGTTTTATTagtttactttttttttaatgtttttttcatggTATTTTTAGCGTTACTTTTACTAacgttttttttgttaatattttttttgccaatattttttttattgttttgtGCTTTTTTatcgatttttttattttgaactTTCTTTGCATTTTTTGCTGGAGCAGCTTTATTTCCTTTGgccattttcatttgttttttttgtggtacatttttattttttccaccttttgcattttttttattttttttttcatctttaaCATTGGcttttttctttccatcttttttagtaaccatttttcctttattatttttatttttagattttttattgtcaaTTTTCTTTTGAGCTTTGCTGAtcaatttctttttaacTTCTTTCTTTACTTTTCCAGACTTTTTcaccattttattattttttccttttgcACTTTTACCGCTAGCTTTGTTGGTAGTTTTCTTTACaacttttttctttttttgtgcATTAGCTCCAGAAGCTTTTGCTGCTTTTCCTTTTTCACTTCCACTTTTTTTGTCTTCACCATCtgcattttcttcttctttaACTTGTCCATcttcgtttttttcttcaccggttttttcttcatcattttgttCGTCAGCTTTTTCTTCAGCATTTTCTTCAgcattttcttcttcttcgtTTTCTTCGGTTTCATCAATTTCACCCTTGATAATAAAGTTTAAAACTTTTTCACAGGATGTGGCTGGCTTGACTCCTTTCTTTACATAAGACACAGTAGATTCGTTAGATATAACAACATGGGatcttataattttgtcaCCCTCTTTCAAGCATTcgatttcttttaaaagttttttttcagtGTCACACAAAAGAGTGAATGGCAATTCGAGGTcgtttttccattttaacTGCAAAGGGGAGGGAAGCACATGCATATGTGAAACGTGTGAAAACGCgtgaaaatatgtaaaaacaTGCGAACACATGTGAAGGCACAAAACGTAGGGGGCACAGATGTAGCACTCTTCATGAAGACATGACTAAAATCGCGTCTCTTGACATACCTGATTCTCAGCATTGTCTGCAGACAAACCATAAACTGCATACTTGTTTTCTACGAACTCTTCATGCTTTTCCTTGAATAGTTTTGCTTGCTCAGTGCAACCTGGTG is a window of Plasmodium chabaudi chabaudi strain AS genome assembly, chromosome: 5 DNA encoding:
- a CDS encoding merozoite capping protein 1, putative, with product MIQNTKLSDEILAIELQNDQNENTTLKAEIEKHNEYKGIALFIYPKANTPGCTEQAKLFKEKHEEFVENKYAVYGLSADNAENQLKWKNDLELPFTLLCDTEKKLLKEIECLKEGDKIIRSHVVISNESTVSYVKKGVKPATSCEKVLNFIIKGEIDETEENEEEENAEENAEEKADEQNDEEKTGEEKNEDGQVKEEENADGEDKKSGSEKGKAAKASGANAQKKKKVVKKTTNKASGKSAKGKNNKMVKKSGKVKKEVKKKLISKAQKKIDNKKSKNKNNKGKMVTKKDGKKKANVKDEKKNKKNAKGGKNKNVPQKKQMKMAKGNKAAPAKNAKKVQNKKIDKKAQNNKKNIGKKNINKKNVSKSNAKNTMKKTLKKK